The Crocosphaera subtropica ATCC 51142 genome includes a window with the following:
- a CDS encoding ureidoglycolate lyase gives MTQVTTVQSLKIIHITTENFKAYGQLITPSEDGKVYDETDAQLHLDNGTPRFYIMRLQERGRQFHRITRHQQCTQCLGSLEGKEWFIAVAPPSDENYPNIEQLQAFKIPGNCFIKLEVGTWHAGPYFDHDYVDFYNLELSDTNVVDHFTYNFLKQDNLTFKMVS, from the coding sequence ATGACTCAAGTAACTACTGTTCAATCTTTAAAAATAATCCACATTACCACAGAAAACTTTAAAGCTTACGGACAACTAATAACGCCTTCTGAAGATGGGAAAGTTTACGATGAAACGGATGCTCAATTACATCTAGACAATGGGACCCCTAGATTCTATATCATGCGATTACAAGAACGGGGTCGTCAGTTTCATCGTATTACTCGCCATCAACAATGTACTCAATGTCTGGGTTCATTAGAAGGAAAAGAATGGTTTATCGCCGTTGCGCCTCCGAGTGACGAAAATTATCCCAATATTGAGCAATTACAAGCTTTTAAGATTCCTGGGAATTGTTTTATCAAGCTAGAAGTCGGTACCTGGCACGCCGGACCTTACTTTGATCATGATTATGTGGACTTCTATAACCTAGAGTTGAGTGATACTAATGTGGTAGATCACTTTACCTATAATTTCTTAAAGCAAGATAACTTAACCTTTAAAATGGTTTCTTAA
- the leuC gene encoding 3-isopropylmalate dehydratase large subunit — protein sequence MSKGTLFDKVWDAHTVQILPSGQTQLFIGLHLIHEVTSPQAFAMLRERGLTVLYPDRTVATVDHIVPTEDQARPFVDTLAEEMMQALENSAKENGIRFYNIGSGNQGIVHVIAPEQGLTQPGMTIACGDSHTSTHGAFGAIAFGIGTSQVRDVLASQTLALSKLKVRKIEVNGTLPPGVYAKDVILHIIRKLGVKGGVGYAYEYAGTTFANMSMEERMTVCNMSIEGGARCGYINPDDITFDYLKGRDFAPTGDDWDKAVTWWRSMASDADAEYDDVVTFDASDIEPTVTWGITPGQGIGISEPVPTPESLPESDRAIAQEAYSYMQLSPGTPIKGTKVDVCFIGSCTNGRISDLREAAKFAKGHHVANGVKAFVVPGSERVKVQAEAEGLHKIFLEAGFEWREAGCSMCLAMNPDKLQGDQISASSSNRNFKGRQGSSTGRTLLMSPAMVVAAAVNGKVSDVRELS from the coding sequence ATGAGTAAAGGAACCCTCTTCGATAAAGTTTGGGATGCCCATACCGTTCAAATCTTACCTTCAGGACAAACCCAACTCTTCATCGGACTACATTTGATCCACGAAGTTACCAGTCCTCAAGCGTTTGCCATGTTACGGGAAAGAGGACTGACAGTATTGTATCCCGATCGCACGGTTGCCACCGTTGATCACATCGTCCCCACGGAAGACCAAGCCCGTCCTTTTGTTGATACCCTAGCAGAAGAGATGATGCAAGCATTGGAAAACAGTGCCAAAGAGAACGGTATTCGCTTCTACAATATCGGTTCAGGAAATCAGGGTATTGTCCATGTTATTGCCCCGGAACAGGGACTGACGCAACCTGGAATGACCATTGCTTGCGGTGACTCCCATACCTCCACCCACGGGGCCTTTGGGGCGATCGCTTTTGGGATCGGAACCTCTCAAGTACGGGATGTGTTGGCCTCCCAAACCCTTGCCCTCTCTAAGCTAAAAGTGCGTAAAATTGAAGTTAATGGTACGTTACCCCCTGGAGTTTATGCCAAAGATGTGATCCTTCATATCATCCGTAAACTGGGGGTTAAAGGGGGTGTGGGATACGCCTACGAATATGCAGGAACCACCTTTGCTAATATGTCGATGGAAGAACGGATGACCGTGTGTAATATGTCCATCGAAGGGGGGGCAAGATGTGGCTATATTAACCCCGATGATATCACCTTTGACTACCTAAAAGGACGGGACTTTGCCCCTACAGGGGATGACTGGGACAAAGCGGTTACATGGTGGCGTAGTATGGCTTCTGATGCCGATGCCGAGTACGATGACGTTGTTACCTTTGATGCTTCAGACATAGAACCTACAGTGACTTGGGGGATCACCCCAGGTCAAGGGATCGGTATCAGCGAACCGGTTCCGACTCCTGAGAGTTTACCCGAAAGCGATCGTGCGATCGCCCAAGAAGCTTACAGTTATATGCAGTTATCTCCTGGAACGCCGATAAAAGGCACAAAAGTTGATGTCTGTTTTATTGGTAGTTGTACCAATGGACGTATTAGTGACCTGCGAGAAGCAGCAAAGTTTGCTAAAGGCCATCATGTGGCTAACGGGGTCAAAGCCTTTGTGGTTCCAGGTTCAGAACGGGTGAAAGTACAAGCAGAAGCCGAGGGACTTCATAAAATCTTTTTAGAAGCCGGGTTTGAGTGGCGTGAGGCTGGATGTTCAATGTGTTTGGCTATGAACCCGGATAAGTTACAAGGGGATCAAATTAGTGCCTCTTCTTCCAATCGTAACTTTAAAGGCCGTCAAGGATCATCAACCGGACGAACTTTATTGATGAGTCCCGCCATGGTGGTTGCTGCTGCGGTGAACGGAAAAGTCTCAGATGTACGGGAACTAAGTTAA
- a CDS encoding EF-hand domain-containing protein: MLNPIRKRKLRHLFRILDRNHDGILTRNDFERVIHEITNIRGWKWGTPEYEELYFFWMGFGDRLKVWADRNGDGKITEAEWLWYLEQMLDSFEASYIQKALINISLKAMDFSQDNQVNIDEFKKFYQIYEIEAEEAHKAFIHLDLNNDGYLTKDELTTLLHEFFYSEDSQSPGNWFWGSF; the protein is encoded by the coding sequence ATGCTTAACCCAATTAGAAAAAGAAAATTACGCCATTTATTCCGAATTTTAGATCGTAATCATGATGGGATACTAACTCGAAACGATTTTGAGCGAGTCATCCATGAAATTACTAACATCAGAGGATGGAAATGGGGAACACCTGAGTACGAAGAACTTTATTTTTTTTGGATGGGTTTTGGTGACCGCTTAAAAGTTTGGGCAGATAGAAATGGCGATGGAAAAATTACAGAAGCTGAATGGTTATGGTATTTAGAACAAATGCTAGATAGCTTTGAAGCCTCCTATATTCAAAAAGCTTTAATCAATATCAGCTTAAAGGCTATGGATTTTTCCCAAGATAATCAGGTGAATATAGATGAATTTAAAAAATTCTATCAAATCTATGAAATTGAAGCGGAGGAAGCGCATAAGGCTTTTATCCATTTAGACTTAAATAACGATGGATATTTGACAAAAGATGAATTAACAACGTTACTACATGAGTTTTTCTACAGTGAAGATTCTCAATCTCCTGGTAATTGGTTTTGGGGAAGTTTTTAA
- the psbA gene encoding photosystem II q(b) protein codes for MTTTLQQRESVSLWEQFCQWVTSTNNRIYVGWFGTLMIPTLLTATTCFIIAFIAAPPVDIDGIREPVAGSLLYGNNIVSGAVVPSSNAIGLHFYPIWEAASLDEWLYNGGPYQLVIFHFLIGIFCYMGRQWELSYRLGMRPWICVAYSAPVSAATAVFLIYPIGQGSFSDGMPLGISGTFNFMFVFQAEHNILMHPFHMLGVAGVFGGSLFSAMHGSLVTSSLVRETTEIESQNYGYKFGQEEETYNIVAAHGYFGRLIFQYASFNNSRALHFFLGAWPVIGIWFTAMGVSTMAFNLNGFNFNQSILDSQGRVIGTWADVLNRAGIGMEVMHERNAHNFPLDLASAEPVSAPVING; via the coding sequence ATGACTACTACCTTACAACAACGCGAGAGCGTTTCCTTGTGGGAACAGTTTTGTCAGTGGGTGACCAGCACCAACAACCGCATCTATGTCGGTTGGTTCGGTACCTTAATGATCCCCACCCTCTTAACTGCTACCACCTGTTTCATCATTGCTTTCATCGCTGCTCCTCCTGTGGACATCGATGGTATCCGTGAGCCTGTAGCTGGTTCTTTACTCTACGGAAACAACATCGTTTCCGGTGCAGTCGTACCTTCTTCTAATGCTATCGGTCTACACTTCTATCCCATCTGGGAAGCTGCTTCACTTGATGAGTGGCTTTACAATGGCGGTCCTTACCAGTTAGTAATTTTCCACTTCTTAATCGGAATCTTTTGCTACATGGGTCGTCAGTGGGAACTTTCCTACCGTTTAGGAATGCGTCCTTGGATCTGTGTTGCCTACTCTGCACCTGTATCCGCAGCGACCGCAGTATTCTTAATCTACCCCATCGGACAAGGTTCTTTCTCTGATGGTATGCCTTTAGGAATCTCCGGAACCTTCAACTTCATGTTCGTGTTCCAAGCTGAACACAACATCTTGATGCACCCCTTCCATATGTTGGGTGTTGCTGGTGTATTCGGTGGATCTTTATTCTCCGCTATGCACGGTTCCTTAGTAACCTCTTCTTTAGTTCGTGAAACCACTGAAATCGAGTCTCAAAACTACGGTTACAAGTTCGGACAAGAAGAAGAAACCTACAACATCGTAGCTGCTCACGGTTACTTTGGTCGTTTAATCTTCCAATACGCATCCTTCAACAACAGCCGTGCTTTACACTTCTTCTTAGGTGCATGGCCTGTAATCGGTATCTGGTTCACCGCAATGGGTGTATCCACCATGGCTTTCAACTTAAACGGATTTAACTTCAACCAGTCTATCCTTGATTCTCAAGGCCGTGTAATCGGAACCTGGGCTGATGTATTAAACCGTGCAGGAATCGGAATGGAAGTAATGCACGAGCGTAACGCTCACAACTTCCCCTTAGACTTAGCTTCTGCTGAGCCTGTATCTGCTCCTGTTATCAATGGTTAA
- the gltS gene encoding sodium/glutamate symporter, translating to MNTILLDIRQTIIIAILVLYLGKYLTKKIKFLQNFNIPDAVSGGVLASLVFGLLYAVFQVEIEFALNIRDLFLIIFFTTIGLSSKLKTLLQGGKPLLILLAIAVSYLFLQNLTGLGMAALMGLERPIGILSGSVSLSGGHGTAIAWSPIFAETYNIANALEIGIASATFGLVLGGIVGGPIAKWLIVKHRLNTKDQDENLTIGIKHQEKDVIIDYNTMLNSLLVIGITIGLGIQINYLSTLIGLRLPDFVTCLLAGIILTNTIPLLFKRFPWPSDTPSLALISDVSLGLFLAISLMSLQLWTLLDIGVSIAVVLLTQLIVCIIYTIFLVFPVMGRDYDAAVICAGYSGLTLGATPTAIANMTAVTAQFGGSSQAFIIVPLVGAFFIDIVNAFVIQRFLTLIS from the coding sequence ATGAATACTATTTTACTCGATATTCGACAGACCATTATTATCGCTATTTTAGTGTTGTATCTTGGGAAGTATTTGACGAAAAAAATTAAATTTCTTCAAAATTTTAATATCCCTGATGCAGTTTCAGGTGGAGTTTTAGCGTCCTTAGTTTTTGGTTTGCTTTATGCTGTTTTTCAAGTTGAAATTGAATTTGCTCTCAATATTCGTGATTTATTTTTGATTATCTTTTTTACAACTATTGGACTCTCTTCTAAACTGAAAACCTTGCTGCAAGGGGGAAAACCCTTGTTAATTCTTTTAGCTATAGCGGTGAGTTATCTTTTCTTACAAAATTTGACAGGGTTAGGGATGGCCGCTTTAATGGGGTTAGAGCGGCCCATCGGCATCCTTTCAGGTTCAGTGTCCCTCAGTGGCGGTCATGGAACAGCGATCGCTTGGTCCCCTATTTTTGCGGAAACCTACAATATTGCCAATGCCCTAGAAATTGGCATTGCCAGTGCTACCTTTGGTTTAGTGTTAGGGGGTATCGTCGGCGGGCCCATTGCCAAATGGTTGATTGTCAAACATCGACTTAATACCAAGGACCAAGACGAAAACCTCACAATTGGTATTAAACATCAAGAAAAAGATGTAATAATTGATTATAATACAATGCTCAATTCTCTGTTAGTCATTGGGATAACCATTGGTTTAGGAATTCAGATCAATTATTTGTCTACTTTAATAGGTTTAAGATTGCCTGATTTTGTGACTTGTTTATTAGCAGGAATTATTCTGACTAATACCATTCCATTGCTGTTTAAACGCTTTCCTTGGCCGAGTGATACCCCGTCTTTGGCATTAATTTCTGATGTCAGTTTGGGTTTATTTTTAGCAATTTCATTGATGAGTTTACAACTGTGGACGTTACTCGATATTGGTGTTTCTATTGCCGTTGTGCTATTAACGCAGTTAATAGTTTGTATTATTTATACGATTTTTTTAGTTTTTCCTGTGATGGGAAGAGACTATGATGCGGCCGTGATTTGTGCCGGTTATTCGGGCTTAACATTGGGAGCAACACCAACGGCGATCGCTAATATGACAGCGGTTACGGCACAATTTGGAGGTTCATCTCAAGCTTTTATTATCGTTCCCTTAGTAGGGGCATTTTTTATCGATATTGTTAATGCTTTCGTGATTCAAAGATTTCTAACTTTAATTTCCTAA
- a CDS encoding ABC transporter ATP-binding protein gives MNSVTEVKPQEPKNELMPVVQTWNLSKVYRTGFWMNQKLRSLNDCSFSVYKGETFGLLGPNGAGKTTLLKMLLGIVRPTSGRAVLLGYPVGNLSVKQKIGYLPENAYYYDYLTAWEFLEFVAGLFQIPKSVQKRRIPELVDLVGLAQKTAKKKQLRQYSKGMLQRVGMAQALINDPEVVFFDEPMSGLDPLGRYQVREIVLSLKEQGKTIFFNSHVLTDIEKICDRIALLARGDLLCVGSLEEILGRSDVYQVIVKGGTKPALESWISGIKEIDQTWHGQLTGNVHDFIEFLSTIDAQLLGLNRARASLEEYFVQQLRERGITSSQ, from the coding sequence ATGAATTCCGTTACTGAAGTCAAACCACAAGAACCGAAAAACGAATTAATGCCAGTGGTACAAACATGGAATTTAAGTAAAGTGTATCGCACTGGCTTTTGGATGAATCAAAAATTGCGATCACTCAATGATTGCTCCTTCTCCGTATACAAAGGAGAAACCTTTGGGTTACTGGGCCCCAATGGTGCAGGAAAAACAACTTTACTGAAAATGTTATTAGGTATTGTGCGTCCGACCAGTGGTCGGGCCGTATTATTAGGGTATCCCGTCGGTAATCTCTCTGTAAAACAAAAAATCGGCTATTTACCCGAAAACGCTTACTATTACGATTATTTAACCGCTTGGGAATTTTTGGAATTCGTCGCAGGTTTATTTCAAATTCCTAAGTCAGTACAAAAAAGACGCATCCCCGAATTAGTTGATTTAGTGGGGTTAGCCCAAAAAACCGCTAAAAAGAAACAATTACGACAATATTCTAAAGGAATGTTGCAACGGGTGGGTATGGCCCAAGCATTAATTAATGACCCTGAAGTGGTCTTTTTTGATGAACCCATGTCTGGACTTGACCCCTTGGGACGCTATCAAGTCAGAGAAATCGTCTTATCCCTCAAAGAACAAGGAAAAACCATCTTTTTTAACTCTCATGTTTTAACCGATATCGAAAAAATTTGCGATCGCATTGCCCTCTTAGCCAGAGGAGATTTATTATGTGTTGGTTCCCTCGAAGAAATTTTAGGCCGTTCTGATGTTTATCAAGTGATCGTTAAAGGTGGGACAAAACCAGCCTTAGAGTCGTGGATATCAGGTATAAAAGAGATTGATCAGACTTGGCATGGGCAATTAACAGGAAATGTCCATGATTTTATCGAATTTCTCTCAACCATAGACGCTCAACTCCTAGGTTTAAATCGGGCCCGTGCTTCTTTAGAAGAATATTTTGTACAACAACTCAGAGAAAGAGGGATTACATCGAGTCAGTAA
- a CDS encoding Ig-like domain-containing protein, which produces MMNKLTLQEPIDKLSVLLIGGFSLLIAGLIMGDKLCGNNCFLRKGPEVEDFSWQNETVDSKDRAFILTFDRPMDKATVEKNLVINPPLPGKVSWAGRRLAYTLETPVPYGQTYQVQLSEATERFRENKQQGQVMEPFVGTFQSRDRALAYIGTQGEEQGRLVFYNITQQHKKILTPSDLVVMNFEFYPQGDRILFSASEKGLGIDGLRQLKLYTVTTGVNNGVEDPNNNSAGKIEEILDNETYQNNQFDLSADGKTIVIQRVNRENPADFDLWIVKKGEKPERLKITGGDFEITPDNQALAVARGEGIGILPLEPEADPLNFLPKFGQLLDFSPTGNSAAMIDFNTDNANLRYTRSLFYVNNQGIQKELLNTQGSIIDCQFTPTGNQLYCLLTELLEGDEYQEQPYFAKFDIKTGEVTPLAKLSDYQDIKISLSPDGLALLFDQVLTSDDPSLEDNLTNNSGQAIVGGKLWLLIPPINNNPNSKADLKELPLVGFRPQWLP; this is translated from the coding sequence ATGATGAATAAACTTACGTTACAAGAACCTATTGATAAACTCTCTGTCTTGTTAATAGGAGGATTTAGTCTCCTCATTGCTGGTTTAATCATGGGAGATAAACTTTGTGGTAATAATTGCTTTTTAAGAAAAGGTCCCGAAGTCGAAGATTTTAGCTGGCAAAATGAAACCGTTGACAGTAAAGATAGGGCGTTTATTTTAACCTTTGATCGTCCGATGGATAAAGCAACGGTTGAGAAAAATTTAGTGATTAATCCTCCCCTTCCTGGTAAAGTAAGTTGGGCTGGCCGTCGCTTAGCATATACCCTAGAAACCCCAGTTCCTTACGGACAAACCTATCAAGTTCAGTTAAGCGAGGCTACAGAAAGATTTAGGGAAAATAAGCAACAAGGACAAGTAATGGAACCCTTTGTGGGAACCTTTCAAAGTCGTGATCGCGCTTTAGCTTACATTGGAACCCAAGGGGAAGAACAAGGAAGACTTGTTTTTTATAACATCACCCAACAACATAAAAAGATTTTAACGCCATCGGATTTAGTGGTGATGAATTTTGAATTTTATCCCCAAGGCGATCGCATTTTATTTTCTGCGTCTGAGAAGGGTTTAGGAATTGATGGCTTGCGACAATTAAAGCTTTATACGGTTACCACTGGGGTGAATAATGGAGTTGAAGACCCTAATAATAATTCTGCTGGCAAAATAGAAGAAATTCTAGATAATGAAACCTATCAAAATAATCAATTTGATTTGTCCGCTGATGGAAAAACGATTGTTATCCAAAGGGTTAATCGTGAAAATCCAGCAGACTTTGATCTCTGGATCGTTAAAAAAGGAGAAAAACCAGAAAGATTGAAGATAACCGGGGGAGATTTTGAAATCACTCCTGATAATCAAGCCTTAGCGGTTGCGAGAGGAGAAGGAATCGGAATCCTCCCCTTAGAACCAGAAGCCGATCCCTTAAACTTTTTACCTAAATTCGGTCAATTATTAGATTTTTCTCCGACTGGTAATTCAGCAGCAATGATTGATTTTAATACGGATAATGCTAATTTACGCTACACACGCTCATTATTTTATGTTAATAATCAAGGAATTCAAAAGGAACTGTTAAATACACAGGGGTCAATTATTGATTGTCAATTTACCCCAACAGGAAATCAATTATATTGTTTACTAACAGAACTATTAGAAGGAGACGAATATCAAGAACAACCCTACTTTGCTAAGTTTGATATTAAAACAGGAGAAGTGACTCCCTTAGCCAAATTATCCGATTATCAAGACATCAAAATTAGTTTATCCCCTGATGGGTTAGCTTTATTATTTGACCAAGTGTTAACCAGTGATGATCCCAGTTTAGAGGATAATTTAACCAACAATTCGGGTCAAGCGATTGTTGGGGGTAAATTATGGTTATTAATTCCTCCAATTAACAATAATCCTAACAGTAAAGCAGATTTAAAAGAGTTGCCTTTAGTTGGTTTTCGTCCTCAATGGTTGCCTTAA
- a CDS encoding cyanophycinase produces MGSRYDFDYYLACEGRDYQSIKAQSGCLLIGGAEGNKSGEHEATQWFLKRANGGKYLVLRVGGIGRQADWICQHYRDWIHSAAELSIDSREAANNSKVTDYILDADALFIAGGDQNDYQEYWQGTKTEETLNYVINEKKIPIAGTSAGMAILGDYYYSPDHQGIISSEILNDPFHYNTEHIHRSDFLQVPYLHQVLTDTHLDRLNQWNPETRYGRLLGLLAKVIHEDNNQLDHYGIGLEEGAFMAIDEQGIAQVFGNGTKSGQDAYFLQTNGALPEQMEPGWPLIWDNDGKAVKTYRISGTPEGSGHFDLKDWSTASGGQWEYWYTVGGKSGLRKQSF; encoded by the coding sequence ATGGGAAGTCGATATGATTTCGATTATTATTTAGCTTGTGAAGGCAGAGACTATCAGTCAATTAAAGCACAATCAGGCTGTTTATTAATTGGGGGAGCCGAAGGGAATAAATCAGGAGAACATGAGGCAACCCAATGGTTTTTAAAACGAGCCAACGGGGGTAAATATTTAGTGCTTCGGGTAGGAGGAATTGGCAGACAAGCTGATTGGATTTGTCAACATTATCGAGATTGGATCCATTCTGCGGCCGAACTTTCCATTGATAGTCGGGAAGCAGCTAATAATTCAAAAGTCACGGACTATATTCTTGATGCTGATGCTTTGTTTATTGCAGGAGGCGACCAAAATGATTATCAAGAATATTGGCAAGGCACTAAAACAGAGGAAACCCTAAATTATGTGATTAATGAAAAAAAAATCCCCATTGCTGGAACCAGTGCAGGAATGGCGATTTTAGGAGACTATTACTATTCTCCTGACCATCAAGGAATTATTAGTTCAGAAATTCTTAATGATCCCTTTCACTATAATACAGAACATATTCATCGAAGTGATTTTCTACAAGTCCCTTACCTACACCAAGTGCTGACAGATACCCATTTAGATCGACTGAATCAATGGAACCCAGAAACTCGCTATGGAAGGCTATTGGGTTTATTAGCTAAGGTGATTCATGAAGATAATAATCAACTTGATCATTATGGCATTGGACTCGAAGAAGGGGCTTTTATGGCGATCGATGAGCAAGGTATTGCTCAGGTGTTTGGCAATGGAACTAAGAGTGGACAAGATGCTTATTTTTTACAGACCAATGGAGCTTTACCAGAACAAATGGAACCAGGCTGGCCTTTAATTTGGGATAATGATGGAAAAGCGGTGAAAACCTATCGAATTTCAGGAACACCCGAAGGAAGTGGTCATTTTGATTTAAAGGACTGGTCTACGGCCAGTGGAGGACAATGGGAATATTGGTACACTGTAGGGGGTAAGTCAGGATTGAGAAAACAATCTTTCTAA
- a CDS encoding protein-arginine deiminase family protein — protein sequence MRNFKITPLSSNSRVNRSSHEVVLVTGQLINIPIKHLIDSSVEWVELKVRGELRVKQANLSVLLSEKVLISPKDLADSLIVQGNTYSEELDDRSLTINLLDKQQNLIVSYGLYFTVLRICLDVDADRDGVVEENNPNKGNWKQGKDGYGAILLVNSDRDRPEAHEEDYHLKGLLEIKDCSLMVVRKVGPKRLPSQYDLRVWVSEENAPYLRIFDQLETNYGHELVGHGHQQGNLIKQDITKDIFLAVEGLHYRDIDFDGIIFINLSLVKDNEILYTDRVRFQVAPWIMTPHTLSPQTVYIARIASGSNYKMIEQMRFVVGASKAQLEVVSSIRYRNDRWMQDEIEFGYSESPGHFMYVVLNSPRDRGLDEFPEEELLGIDVGHITRKNPEATTLDSFGNLEVSPPVTVDGVDYPFGRILFGGNHSDAPEYSTRMVKNIRDFLYAQKIQPPIELFCDWLEVGHIDEFMTFVPTKTAKGFKLILTSPNKYYEIIQALKEQHQTELTQRTRIGDMSITDLLSNQELLQDNQRFQRYIDWNRDILKQKLGLREDDIIDIPGLFQGAGHQKRAETFFPNMVNMLVLDNHLAIPKPFGPKINEECQIEACVKNLLEPFGCTCYFIDNWEPYFLGRGEIHCGTNTRRKPFQTKWWEIASDLTEHQQPNNY from the coding sequence ATGAGAAACTTCAAGATTACCCCTCTCTCTTCCAATTCTCGTGTGAATCGTTCTTCTCATGAAGTTGTTTTAGTCACTGGTCAACTTATTAATATTCCAATTAAACATTTAATTGATTCTTCTGTTGAATGGGTTGAATTAAAAGTAAGAGGAGAATTAAGGGTTAAACAAGCCAATTTATCGGTACTTTTATCAGAAAAAGTCCTAATTTCCCCCAAAGACTTGGCTGATAGTTTAATTGTGCAAGGAAATACTTATAGTGAAGAATTAGATGACCGCTCTTTAACCATCAATTTGTTAGATAAACAACAAAACTTGATTGTTAGTTACGGCTTATATTTTACTGTATTAAGAATCTGTTTAGATGTAGATGCCGATCGGGATGGGGTGGTGGAAGAAAATAACCCAAATAAAGGGAATTGGAAACAAGGCAAAGACGGTTATGGAGCAATTCTTTTAGTTAATAGCGATCGCGATCGACCAGAAGCTCACGAGGAAGATTATCACCTCAAAGGATTACTAGAAATTAAAGATTGTAGTCTCATGGTGGTTCGTAAAGTTGGCCCGAAACGGTTACCTTCTCAATATGATTTAAGGGTCTGGGTTAGTGAAGAAAATGCCCCTTATCTTCGTATTTTTGATCAACTGGAAACGAATTATGGTCATGAATTAGTAGGCCATGGACACCAACAAGGCAATTTAATAAAACAAGACATTACGAAAGATATCTTTTTAGCCGTCGAAGGACTTCATTATCGGGATATTGATTTTGATGGCATCATTTTTATTAATTTATCTTTGGTTAAAGACAATGAAATTTTATATACAGATCGGGTAAGATTTCAAGTCGCTCCTTGGATTATGACTCCCCATACTTTGAGTCCTCAAACTGTTTATATTGCAAGGATTGCATCGGGTTCGAATTATAAGATGATTGAACAAATGCGCTTTGTCGTTGGAGCCTCTAAAGCTCAATTAGAAGTGGTTTCTTCTATCCGTTATCGCAACGATCGCTGGATGCAAGATGAAATTGAATTTGGCTATAGTGAATCTCCTGGTCACTTTATGTATGTTGTCTTAAATTCTCCTAGAGATCGGGGCTTAGATGAGTTTCCCGAAGAAGAACTTTTAGGAATTGATGTCGGCCATATAACACGCAAAAATCCAGAAGCAACTACCCTTGATTCTTTTGGTAATTTAGAAGTAAGTCCCCCTGTGACAGTTGATGGGGTTGATTATCCGTTCGGGAGAATTTTATTCGGAGGAAATCATTCTGATGCCCCAGAATATTCAACCAGAATGGTGAAAAATATTAGAGATTTTCTTTATGCTCAAAAAATTCAACCGCCCATTGAGCTTTTTTGTGATTGGTTAGAAGTGGGACATATCGATGAATTTATGACTTTTGTTCCAACTAAGACAGCAAAGGGATTTAAACTAATTTTGACCAGTCCTAATAAATATTATGAAATTATTCAAGCTCTAAAGGAGCAACATCAAACTGAATTGACTCAAAGAACTCGGATCGGTGATATGTCTATCACTGATCTTTTATCAAATCAAGAATTGCTCCAAGATAATCAACGGTTTCAAAGGTATATTGACTGGAATCGAGACATTTTAAAACAGAAATTAGGACTAAGAGAAGATGATATTATTGATATTCCAGGGTTATTCCAAGGGGCAGGTCATCAGAAACGGGCCGAAACTTTTTTCCCTAATATGGTGAATATGTTAGTGTTAGATAATCATTTAGCTATTCCCAAACCTTTTGGTCCGAAAATCAATGAAGAATGTCAAATAGAAGCTTGCGTAAAAAATCTTTTAGAACCATTTGGTTGTACTTGTTATTTTATTGATAATTGGGAACCCTATTTCTTAGGACGGGGAGAAATTCATTGTGGAACCAATACTCGACGTAAACCATTTCAGACAAAGTGGTGGGAAATTGCCTCAGATTTAACAGAGCATCAACAGCCTAATAATTATTAA